From the Halalkalicoccus sp. CGA53 genome, one window contains:
- a CDS encoding DUF7559 family protein, whose translation MPATLEVVCTDDDCELDMFELHYTYDMPDDVGVGDFVCPYCRETDPLEAIEL comes from the coding sequence ATGCCCGCGACGCTCGAAGTCGTCTGTACCGACGACGACTGTGAACTCGACATGTTCGAACTCCACTACACCTACGACATGCCAGACGACGTCGGCGTGGGTGATTTCGTCTGCCCGTACTGTCGCGAGACCGACCCCCTGGAGGCGATCGAACTATGA
- a CDS encoding creatininase family protein → MRLATETSTGFADALTGAEVGVLPVGSTEQHGPALPLGTDFLTAEALAATAEDRSDTVVLPTVPVGVSDHHRQFHGTLTVPPETFEAYVEGTIESLASHGVENCVVVNGHGGNRDALSRVARRLRNDERAFVAPWSWFEAIEETVDEEFGAFPGHACQVESSMVLAVAQELVREDRLADAEAEAGESWGRQVHGAELGFDTLDFTESGAVGEPTKASAEAGERLFEAASGELDALIDWLAERGWSELRAHEHV, encoded by the coding sequence ATGCGACTCGCAACGGAGACGTCGACGGGGTTCGCGGATGCACTTACGGGCGCCGAGGTTGGAGTCCTTCCCGTGGGCAGCACCGAACAGCACGGGCCGGCCCTGCCCCTCGGCACGGACTTCCTCACCGCGGAGGCGCTCGCGGCGACGGCCGAGGACCGGTCGGACACCGTGGTGTTGCCGACGGTCCCTGTAGGAGTGAGCGACCACCACCGACAGTTCCACGGGACGCTCACCGTCCCACCGGAGACGTTCGAGGCCTACGTCGAGGGGACCATCGAGAGCCTCGCGAGCCACGGCGTCGAGAACTGCGTGGTGGTGAACGGCCACGGCGGCAACCGCGACGCGCTCTCGCGGGTCGCCCGCCGCCTGCGGAACGACGAACGTGCGTTCGTCGCGCCGTGGAGCTGGTTCGAGGCGATCGAGGAAACCGTCGACGAGGAGTTCGGGGCGTTCCCGGGTCACGCCTGCCAGGTCGAGTCGAGCATGGTGCTGGCGGTCGCTCAGGAGCTGGTGAGAGAGGATCGGCTCGCCGACGCGGAGGCAGAAGCGGGCGAGTCCTGGGGGCGGCAGGTCCACGGCGCGGAACTCGGCTTCGACACGCTCGACTTCACCGAGAGCGGCGCGGTCGGAGAGCCGACGAAGGCGAGCGCGGAGGCCGGAGAGCGGCTGTTCGAGGCGGCCAGCGGCGAACTCGACGCGCTGATCGACTGGCTCGCAGAGCGCGGGTGGTCGGAGCTCCGGGCCCACGAGCACGTATGA
- a CDS encoding DprA-like winged helix domain-containing protein, which translates to MPEEPTEGELLDALSDTPRSAEAVAAELSADADVVHERLSALETDGRALATEEGWIRRSDTDTDELLNESARRIHDRLGRDPRR; encoded by the coding sequence ATGCCCGAGGAACCGACGGAGGGAGAGCTCCTCGACGCGCTCTCCGACACGCCGCGGTCGGCGGAGGCGGTCGCGGCCGAGCTCTCGGCCGACGCCGACGTCGTCCACGAACGGCTCTCCGCACTCGAGACCGACGGACGGGCCCTCGCCACGGAGGAGGGGTGGATACGGCGATCCGACACCGACACGGACGAGCTGCTGAACGAGAGCGCCCGGCGGATCCACGACCGGCTCGGACGGGACCCGCGGCGCTGA
- a CDS encoding Hsp20/alpha crystallin family protein gives MSLWDAGRSLGNAVVEGVGRIAGRVQESKLLGADLLESDEEFLLVFDAPGVRQSDVQVKFVSGEVHVRVDRFREFYEGFEMRFPGRGLTLDGRVELPDGVDVDPDAATARLTDHGTLHVRVPKVDGPSDDAGPLGKPETLDEHAGTDVDVGADDDDVQVDPDVEADLLDEDGEDDERVDGDRDENGDRV, from the coding sequence ATGAGCCTGTGGGACGCCGGCCGCTCGCTCGGCAACGCGGTCGTCGAGGGTGTCGGCCGCATCGCGGGCCGCGTCCAGGAGTCGAAGCTGCTGGGCGCGGATCTGCTCGAGAGCGACGAGGAGTTCCTCCTCGTCTTCGACGCGCCGGGCGTGCGCCAGAGCGACGTGCAGGTGAAGTTCGTCTCCGGCGAGGTCCACGTCCGGGTCGACCGCTTTCGCGAGTTCTACGAGGGTTTCGAGATGCGCTTTCCCGGCCGCGGGCTCACCCTCGATGGACGCGTCGAACTCCCCGACGGGGTCGACGTCGATCCCGACGCCGCCACCGCCCGGCTCACCGACCACGGCACGCTCCACGTCCGCGTCCCGAAGGTCGACGGTCCGTCGGACGACGCCGGCCCCCTCGGCAAACCGGAGACGCTCGACGAGCACGCCGGGACGGACGTCGACGTCGGAGCCGACGACGATGACGTCCAGGTCGATCCCGACGTCGAAGCCGACCTGCTCGACGAGGACGGCGAAGACGACGAACGCGTCGACGGTGACCGCGACGAGAACGGCGACCGCGTCTGA
- a CDS encoding radical SAM protein yields MTDPAELSVTLVDGYVDEPAHFGVPPYVSTYPRYTAGALVDAGVAEENVTYHTIDALREERANWRDVADADLLVYIGGMTVPGKYVGGTPAEPDEVKKLAWVAEGTTLLGGPVKFGVGERNQGAIETERQDLDYEFVAKGDVEAAAYDLVESGLEGFGNRMRENREIDRWGALGAFVVEQHPNHPEYLICEMETSRGCPYRCSFCTEPLYGNPSFRSPESVIGEVSELYERGVRHFRLGRQADILAYGGDGERPNPDALRELYGGIREVAPALKTLHLDNMNPITIAKWPEASREGIRMIAEHNTPGDTAAFGLESADPVVQEENNLNVSAEECLRAVEIVNEEGGWRPGEEPGSGPSTGNDARRLPKLLPGINLLHGLQGEREETYEHNKRFLQRVYDEGLMLRRINVRQVMAFAGTEMSETGADIAVDHRALFKRYKREIREEIDNPMLRRVVPPGAVLENVHLEYHQDGRTFGRQLGTYPLLVGIPGDRPLGSVLDVAVVNHGYRSVTGVPYPLDLNEASMDELRAIPGVGSRTAGDIVVGRPYDSAETAARSVDADLRRYVRS; encoded by the coding sequence ATGACCGATCCGGCGGAACTCTCGGTGACGCTCGTCGACGGCTACGTCGACGAGCCGGCGCACTTCGGCGTCCCGCCGTACGTCTCGACGTATCCGCGGTACACGGCGGGGGCGCTCGTCGACGCGGGCGTGGCCGAGGAGAACGTCACCTACCACACGATCGACGCGCTGCGCGAGGAGCGTGCGAACTGGCGTGACGTCGCCGACGCCGACCTGCTCGTCTACATCGGCGGGATGACGGTCCCCGGGAAGTACGTCGGGGGGACGCCCGCCGAACCCGACGAGGTGAAGAAACTCGCGTGGGTCGCCGAGGGGACGACGCTCCTGGGTGGTCCCGTGAAGTTCGGCGTCGGCGAGCGCAACCAGGGGGCGATCGAGACCGAGCGTCAGGACCTCGACTACGAGTTCGTCGCGAAAGGCGACGTCGAGGCCGCCGCCTACGACCTCGTTGAGAGTGGTCTGGAAGGCTTCGGGAACCGGATGCGAGAGAACAGGGAGATCGACCGCTGGGGTGCGCTCGGCGCGTTCGTCGTCGAACAGCACCCGAACCACCCGGAGTACCTCATCTGCGAGATGGAGACCTCGCGTGGCTGCCCCTACCGGTGTTCGTTCTGTACCGAACCCCTCTACGGGAATCCGTCGTTCCGCTCGCCGGAGTCCGTGATCGGCGAGGTGAGTGAACTGTACGAGCGAGGGGTCCGTCACTTCCGGCTGGGCCGACAGGCCGACATCCTCGCCTACGGAGGCGACGGCGAGCGGCCGAACCCGGACGCGCTGAGGGAACTCTACGGCGGCATCCGCGAGGTCGCACCTGCTCTAAAAACCCTCCACCTCGACAACATGAACCCGATCACGATCGCGAAGTGGCCCGAGGCCTCGCGAGAGGGGATCCGGATGATCGCCGAGCACAACACGCCGGGGGACACCGCGGCGTTCGGTCTCGAGAGTGCGGATCCGGTGGTACAGGAGGAGAACAACCTGAACGTCAGTGCGGAGGAGTGTCTCAGAGCGGTCGAAATCGTCAACGAGGAGGGGGGCTGGCGGCCGGGCGAGGAGCCGGGATCGGGGCCCTCCACCGGGAACGACGCCCGACGATTGCCGAAACTGCTTCCCGGGATCAACCTGCTGCACGGGTTACAGGGCGAGCGCGAGGAGACCTACGAGCACAACAAACGGTTCCTCCAGCGGGTCTACGACGAGGGGCTGATGCTCAGGCGGATCAACGTCCGACAGGTGATGGCGTTCGCGGGTACGGAGATGAGCGAGACGGGCGCGGACATCGCCGTCGATCACAGGGCGCTGTTCAAGCGGTACAAACGCGAGATCAGGGAGGAGATCGACAACCCAATGCTGCGGCGGGTCGTCCCGCCCGGAGCCGTGTTGGAGAACGTCCACCTAGAGTACCACCAGGACGGACGGACGTTCGGGCGACAGCTCGGCACCTATCCGCTGCTGGTGGGAATCCCTGGAGATCGGCCGCTCGGTTCGGTCCTCGACGTCGCGGTCGTCAACCACGGCTACCGCTCCGTGACCGGGGTGCCCTACCCGCTGGACCTGAACGAGGCGTCGATGGACGAACTCCGGGCGATCCCCGGGGTTGGCTCGCGGACCGCGGGGGATATCGTCGTGGGCAGGCCGTACGACTCGGCCGAGACGGCGGCGAGGAGCGTCGATGCGGACCTGCGGCGGTACGTCCGCTCGTAG
- a CDS encoding NAD(P)/FAD-dependent oxidoreductase: MRVCVIGGGAVGVTTAYDLAVEGCAVRLAERGGIGSGSAGSTGRAAGVVYDAFSDRIDAEIARRSVEHYREVSGSGGFEFHEVPYVWLAREGDGKRERLIREQVPRMREHGLNVELLVPDELADRFPSLRTEDVAIAGVAADAGCTDPGTYPRAMADLARGAGVEVRTDVEARLSTDPLGVDLGSGVETFDRVVVTAGAWTKRLLADAGVPIAMKPYRVQALRTTDRPADVPMVYDATAGVYLRPWDDRLLVGDGTELVESDPDEWEREGDPIFVDSALDCAAHRLDVHLDVAEAWAGLCTATPDQNPLCGELRDGLFVATGWQGHGFMRAPGIAERLANEVLGGEGVEGFDPRRFSGDETFEIREGMAVEGR, from the coding sequence ATGAGGGTCTGCGTGATCGGTGGCGGCGCGGTCGGCGTCACGACCGCGTACGACCTCGCCGTCGAGGGCTGTGCGGTGAGGCTCGCCGAACGCGGTGGGATCGGCTCCGGCAGTGCTGGAAGTACGGGTAGAGCGGCGGGCGTCGTGTACGACGCGTTCTCCGACCGGATCGACGCGGAGATCGCCCGTCGGTCGGTCGAGCACTATCGTGAGGTCTCGGGAAGCGGAGGGTTCGAGTTTCACGAGGTGCCGTACGTCTGGCTCGCTCGCGAGGGCGACGGGAAGCGTGAACGTCTCATCCGCGAACAGGTCCCCCGGATGCGCGAACACGGCCTGAACGTGGAGCTCCTCGTACCCGACGAACTCGCAGATCGGTTCCCCTCCCTCCGGACGGAAGACGTCGCGATCGCCGGGGTCGCGGCCGACGCTGGCTGTACCGACCCGGGAACCTATCCACGGGCGATGGCCGACCTGGCGAGGGGCGCCGGCGTCGAGGTTCGAACCGACGTCGAGGCTCGACTCTCGACCGATCCGCTCGGGGTGGACCTCGGCTCCGGCGTCGAGACGTTCGACCGGGTGGTCGTCACCGCGGGCGCGTGGACGAAGCGTTTGCTCGCGGATGCAGGGGTCCCGATCGCGATGAAACCCTATCGGGTGCAGGCGCTCCGGACGACCGATCGACCGGCGGACGTGCCGATGGTCTACGACGCGACGGCCGGTGTCTACCTCCGGCCCTGGGACGACCGACTGCTCGTCGGAGACGGGACGGAGCTGGTCGAGAGCGATCCCGACGAGTGGGAGCGCGAGGGCGATCCGATCTTCGTCGACTCGGCGCTCGACTGTGCGGCCCACCGGCTCGACGTACATCTTGACGTAGCGGAGGCGTGGGCCGGCCTCTGTACGGCCACGCCGGATCAGAACCCGCTCTGTGGCGAGCTCCGCGATGGGCTGTTCGTCGCGACCGGCTGGCAGGGCCACGGCTTCATGCGCGCGCCGGGGATCGCAGAACGGCTCGCGAACGAGGTACTCGGCGGCGAGGGAGTAGAGGGGTTCGACCCGCGTCGGTTCTCCGGGGACGAGACGTTCGAGATCAGGGAAGGGATGGCGGTCGAAGGGCGCTGA
- a CDS encoding DUF7388 family protein: MLRTERSVSETGLDAVALKPAGCDVRRATELSLSSVVIDYEGRANLPDRETLSDLAGSLDLRVTTPVRADGFDPLGPADLVDRIPEEARRVLVAGHPAYLTEGERKKAIAPRLGAAVESTPDAWVGTEGIERLALATGATQFELLSRATERDVRGVRAAGFDGEIAVYAPTVIAEELDTVLDAVGGYVARRGPVVRALPEGAATDANASGRAREVLAAASGDYALCGTETEIRARVDRLREAGVDTVVGYPAAGIEAFIAK; encoded by the coding sequence ATGCTGAGAACCGAGCGGAGCGTCAGCGAGACCGGCCTCGACGCCGTCGCGCTCAAACCCGCCGGGTGTGACGTGCGCCGGGCGACCGAGCTCTCGCTCTCCTCCGTGGTGATCGACTACGAGGGGAGAGCCAACCTCCCGGACCGGGAGACGCTCTCGGACCTCGCGGGGAGCCTCGACCTCCGAGTCACGACACCGGTTCGCGCCGACGGGTTCGACCCGCTCGGGCCGGCGGACCTCGTCGATCGCATCCCCGAGGAAGCGCGCCGGGTACTCGTCGCCGGTCACCCCGCGTATCTCACCGAGGGAGAACGAAAGAAAGCGATCGCCCCGCGGCTCGGCGCGGCCGTCGAGAGCACGCCGGACGCCTGGGTCGGCACGGAGGGGATCGAGCGCCTCGCACTCGCGACGGGCGCGACGCAGTTCGAGCTGCTCTCGCGGGCGACCGAGCGCGACGTTCGTGGGGTGCGCGCGGCCGGCTTCGACGGCGAGATCGCGGTCTACGCACCGACCGTGATCGCAGAGGAGCTCGACACGGTCCTGGACGCGGTCGGCGGCTACGTCGCCCGGCGCGGCCCGGTCGTGCGGGCGCTGCCCGAGGGCGCGGCCACCGACGCGAACGCGAGCGGTCGGGCGCGGGAGGTTCTCGCCGCCGCGAGCGGCGACTACGCGCTCTGCGGTACGGAAACGGAGATCCGAGCGCGGGTGGATCGGCTCCGCGAGGCTGGCGTGGACACGGTCGTCGGCTATCCGGCAGCGGGGATCGAGGCGTTCATCGCTAAGTAG
- a CDS encoding DMT family transporter: MSGHRTAVLFLTLAVIWGVAFAAISAGLAYLPPVLFAAIRYDVAGVLVLAYAAWRVEYWRPRTRADLLSVLVGGTVIIAAYNALLFVGQQSVTAAVAAVVIATNPILATGFARGLLPAERLSLPGIVGLLIGLLGVGFVARPDPSNLLASDVVGTLFVLGAAVSVALGSVLVQRLDPAISTEGMTGWSNLLGALCLHLVSLGLPGESVAAAVWSVEALFALAYLAILASAVGYLIYFELLSRVGSIQVTLISYATPVFAALGGYVWVGETIDLATVGGFSLICVGFALVKRRAIRAEAPRIAALLSK; the protein is encoded by the coding sequence GTGAGCGGGCACAGAACTGCCGTCCTGTTCCTCACGCTCGCGGTGATCTGGGGGGTCGCGTTCGCCGCGATCAGCGCCGGCCTCGCCTACTTACCGCCCGTGCTCTTCGCGGCGATCCGCTACGACGTCGCGGGGGTGCTGGTGCTCGCCTACGCCGCCTGGCGCGTCGAGTACTGGCGACCCCGGACCCGCGCCGACCTCCTCTCCGTCCTCGTCGGCGGCACCGTGATCATCGCCGCGTACAACGCGCTGTTGTTCGTCGGTCAGCAGTCGGTCACCGCCGCCGTCGCCGCGGTCGTCATCGCGACGAACCCGATCCTCGCGACCGGCTTCGCCCGGGGGCTGCTCCCCGCGGAGCGACTATCCCTCCCCGGGATCGTCGGCCTCCTGATCGGTTTGCTGGGTGTGGGGTTCGTCGCCCGGCCCGATCCGTCGAACCTGCTCGCGAGCGACGTCGTCGGCACGCTGTTCGTCCTGGGCGCGGCGGTGAGCGTCGCGCTCGGCAGCGTCCTCGTCCAGCGTCTCGATCCGGCCATCTCCACGGAGGGGATGACCGGCTGGTCGAACCTCCTCGGAGCGCTCTGTCTCCACCTCGTCAGCCTCGGCCTGCCCGGCGAGTCGGTCGCGGCGGCGGTCTGGTCGGTCGAAGCGCTGTTCGCGCTCGCTTACCTGGCGATCCTCGCGAGCGCGGTCGGCTACCTCATCTACTTCGAACTGCTCTCGCGGGTCGGCTCGATCCAGGTCACGCTCATCTCGTACGCGACCCCGGTGTTCGCCGCGCTGGGCGGGTACGTCTGGGTCGGCGAGACGATCGACCTCGCGACCGTCGGCGGCTTCTCTCTCATCTGCGTCGGCTTCGCGCTCGTGAAACGGCGGGCGATCCGCGCCGAGGCGCCGCGGATCGCGGCGCTCCTGTCGAAGTGA
- a CDS encoding glycosyltransferase family protein translates to MEYVQERIATLHDLTDPVPDAPLSDSAVIVPMASREGGSAAADRTLAILSEVSPGEVIVPLRAPEAAVAEIDRWLSGFDLPLITLWCNGPRLTDLLSEEGLDGQGGKGTDLWLALGTAAERGEYVAVHDSDTTSYTAAHVPRLLAPLSTYGFTKGYYARFEDERLYGRLVRLFVVPLLRALSEEHDAAILEYLSAFRYALSGEVGMRAEVARAIRADPGWGFEAGTLGEAFSVVGSEGTAQVDLGTHEHEHRSVGGDSGLEAMAESVGEALCRAIEDGGVEPDYGRLPERYREHAEGLIRSYAADAAFNGLDYDAEVEREQVERYAGAIAPPCADPRLPAWEDAPIHPEEVLAAAAADLDAVR, encoded by the coding sequence ATGGAGTACGTCCAGGAGCGGATCGCGACGCTGCACGACCTCACCGATCCGGTCCCCGACGCCCCGCTCTCCGATTCCGCGGTGATCGTCCCGATGGCGAGCCGCGAGGGGGGATCGGCCGCCGCCGACCGAACGCTCGCGATCCTCTCCGAGGTCTCCCCCGGTGAGGTGATCGTTCCCCTGCGCGCCCCGGAGGCGGCGGTGGCCGAAATCGACCGGTGGCTCTCCGGGTTCGATCTCCCGCTCATCACCCTCTGGTGCAACGGCCCCCGACTCACCGATCTGCTCTCGGAGGAGGGCCTCGACGGTCAGGGTGGGAAGGGAACGGACCTCTGGCTCGCCCTCGGGACCGCGGCGGAGCGAGGCGAGTACGTCGCCGTCCACGACTCGGACACGACGAGCTACACCGCGGCACACGTCCCGCGACTGCTCGCGCCGCTCTCGACCTACGGGTTCACGAAGGGCTACTACGCCCGGTTCGAGGACGAACGGCTCTACGGACGCCTCGTCCGGCTGTTCGTCGTCCCGCTGCTCCGGGCGCTCTCGGAAGAGCACGACGCGGCGATCCTCGAGTACCTCTCGGCGTTCCGCTACGCGCTCTCGGGGGAGGTGGGGATGCGCGCGGAGGTGGCGAGAGCGATCCGCGCCGATCCGGGCTGGGGGTTCGAAGCCGGGACGCTCGGGGAGGCGTTCTCGGTGGTGGGAAGCGAGGGGACGGCACAGGTCGACCTCGGAACCCACGAGCACGAACACCGCTCCGTGGGCGGCGATTCGGGGCTGGAAGCGATGGCCGAATCCGTGGGCGAGGCGCTCTGTCGCGCGATCGAGGACGGAGGCGTCGAACCGGACTACGGGCGACTCCCGGAACGGTACCGCGAGCACGCCGAGGGGCTGATCCGGTCCTACGCCGCCGACGCAGCGTTCAACGGGCTCGACTACGACGCGGAGGTCGAACGGGAGCAGGTCGAGCGGTACGCAGGAGCGATCGCCCCACCGTGTGCCGATCCCCGGCTGCCCGCGTGGGAGGACGCGCCGATCCACCCGGAGGAGGTGCTCGCCGCGGCGGCCGCCGACCTCGACGCGGTGAGGTAG
- a CDS encoding lysylphosphatidylglycerol synthase transmembrane domain-containing protein, with product MKWRIALGTLAAAAVLWFTVSLVGRDEVGEALATADLSIFALGFGATLLSLTFRGMVWVRLLKTLDRTLSTGRVLSLYVAAVFVKYVTPYGQVAAEPFMAYVVASAGELDTENGLAAIGSGDVLNYLPYYSLGGLGLVFVLLAKPAEPDLLRYALGLAVLAVVVVTVLVLVLTRRSLVTATIVVVTAMAGRGMGRLSERLLAATRPERVRPRVEGFYATLDRLAAHPRRLVAAVVFAHVGMAFLMLPLYTSALAVGEVVALPVVALAVAASKLGSLFPAPGGLGGTEVVMAAVLTLGAGIDPATALVISLLYRVATYGLSLVVGGLSAVALSARGVE from the coding sequence GTGAAGTGGCGTATCGCCCTCGGGACGCTCGCTGCCGCCGCAGTCCTCTGGTTCACCGTCTCGCTCGTCGGTCGCGACGAGGTGGGTGAGGCGCTCGCGACCGCCGACCTCTCGATCTTCGCGCTGGGTTTCGGCGCGACGCTGCTCTCGCTTACGTTTCGGGGGATGGTCTGGGTCAGGTTGTTGAAAACGCTCGACCGGACGCTCTCGACCGGGCGGGTGCTCTCGCTCTACGTCGCCGCGGTGTTCGTGAAGTACGTCACCCCGTACGGACAGGTCGCCGCGGAGCCGTTCATGGCCTACGTCGTCGCGAGCGCGGGCGAACTCGACACCGAGAACGGCCTCGCGGCGATCGGAAGCGGCGACGTCCTCAACTACCTCCCGTACTACTCGCTCGGCGGTCTCGGTCTCGTCTTCGTCCTGCTCGCGAAGCCCGCCGAACCGGACCTGCTGCGCTACGCCCTCGGACTCGCGGTCCTCGCGGTCGTCGTCGTGACGGTGCTCGTGCTCGTGCTCACTCGCCGCTCGCTCGTCACGGCCACGATCGTCGTCGTCACCGCGATGGCCGGTCGCGGGATGGGTCGGCTCTCCGAGCGGCTGCTCGCGGCGACCCGCCCCGAGCGTGTCCGTCCCCGCGTCGAGGGGTTCTACGCGACGCTGGACCGTCTCGCGGCCCACCCCCGCCGGCTCGTCGCCGCGGTCGTGTTCGCGCACGTCGGGATGGCGTTCCTGATGCTCCCGCTCTACACGTCCGCGCTCGCCGTCGGAGAGGTCGTCGCACTCCCGGTGGTCGCGCTCGCGGTCGCGGCCAGCAAACTCGGCTCGCTCTTTCCCGCCCCGGGCGGCCTGGGCGGGACCGAGGTGGTGATGGCCGCGGTCCTGACCCTCGGTGCCGGAATCGACCCGGCGACGGCGCTCGTGATCAGCCTGCTCTACCGGGTCGCGACGTACGGGCTCTCGCTGGTCGTCGGCGGCCTCTCGGCGGTCGCGCTCTCGGCTCGCGGCGTGGAGTGA
- a CDS encoding type 1 glutamine amidotransferase domain-containing protein has translation MSDELTGTNVAVFIAPRGTEEVEFTDPKEAVEDAGASVEVVGVETGEVDAVNDDLEPGETFEVEKSVSEASPDDYDGLIVPGGTVGADELRTDEDAVSFVREFAEERKPFGVICHGPWMLVEADVLEGRTVTSYPSLRTDIRNAGGEWVDEEVVVDEGLVTSRNPGDLPAFCEKVVEEIEEGRH, from the coding sequence ATGTCGGACGAACTCACCGGTACGAACGTCGCGGTCTTCATCGCTCCGAGAGGCACCGAGGAGGTCGAGTTCACCGATCCCAAGGAAGCCGTTGAGGACGCAGGCGCCAGCGTCGAGGTCGTCGGCGTCGAGACCGGCGAGGTCGACGCCGTGAACGACGACCTCGAACCGGGCGAGACCTTCGAGGTCGAAAAGAGCGTCTCCGAGGCCTCTCCCGACGACTACGACGGTCTGATCGTCCCGGGCGGCACCGTCGGGGCCGACGAACTCCGCACGGACGAGGACGCGGTGAGTTTCGTCCGGGAGTTCGCGGAGGAGAGAAAGCCCTTCGGCGTGATCTGTCACGGGCCGTGGATGCTGGTCGAAGCGGACGTGCTCGAGGGACGGACGGTTACCTCCTATCCGAGCCTCCGGACCGATATCCGAAACGCCGGCGGCGAGTGGGTCGACGAGGAGGTGGTCGTCGACGAGGGGTTAGTCACCAGCCGCAACCCGGGCGACCTGCCCGCCTTCTGTGAGAAAGTCGTCGAGGAGATCGAGGAAGGACGTCACTGA
- a CDS encoding DUF7109 family protein, producing MATSHDELAGVVDLFGALTPGELREALSELAFKAGREANEEAISGRIAAATEAYALVESEEGGETLLVPGPTAFPDLPPDATDLPHIMSVPERSVDRDALGERVVEELLAAAETSDEEAERAELREVSYDVEAWAAVDASAVRARLD from the coding sequence ATGGCGACGAGCCACGACGAACTGGCCGGCGTGGTCGACCTCTTCGGCGCGCTCACCCCCGGGGAGCTCCGCGAGGCGCTCTCGGAGCTCGCGTTCAAGGCTGGTCGCGAAGCGAACGAGGAGGCGATCTCCGGCCGGATCGCCGCCGCGACCGAGGCGTACGCGCTCGTCGAGTCCGAGGAAGGAGGAGAGACGCTCCTGGTCCCGGGACCGACGGCGTTTCCCGACCTCCCGCCCGACGCGACCGACCTCCCGCACATCATGTCGGTACCCGAGCGGAGCGTCGACCGGGATGCCCTCGGCGAGCGTGTGGTCGAGGAGCTGCTCGCCGCGGCCGAGACGAGCGACGAGGAGGCCGAGCGGGCGGAGCTCCGAGAGGTGAGTTACGACGTCGAGGCGTGGGCGGCGGTCGACGCGAGCGCGGTCCGGGCCCGACTCGACTGA
- a CDS encoding NUDIX hydrolase, translating to MDLGRLATRTPRRVRNAEREAAVLVPVVERPARSDASTGSDPYLLFTKRADHLGEHPGQMSFPGGGREPEDDDLTETALREANEEVGLDPGEASVLGALDGIKTVTEYAITPVVARIPDREYVPDEREVAEIAVLPVSGLVDPGNYEYEHREHPTYGEIVVHYFHVDGYTVWGATGRMVVQLLELTTDWRAPERLDPEAYG from the coding sequence ATGGATCTGGGTCGCCTCGCCACCCGGACGCCGCGGCGGGTGCGCAACGCCGAACGCGAGGCAGCGGTGCTCGTGCCGGTCGTCGAGCGGCCCGCTCGTTCCGACGCGTCGACCGGCTCCGACCCCTACCTCCTGTTCACGAAGCGCGCCGACCACCTCGGCGAGCACCCCGGCCAGATGAGCTTCCCGGGGGGTGGCCGCGAGCCGGAGGACGACGACCTGACCGAGACGGCACTCAGAGAGGCCAACGAAGAGGTCGGCCTCGATCCGGGAGAGGCGAGCGTGCTCGGCGCGCTCGACGGGATCAAGACCGTCACCGAGTACGCGATCACGCCGGTCGTCGCGCGGATCCCCGATCGCGAGTACGTCCCCGACGAGCGCGAGGTCGCCGAGATCGCCGTCCTCCCGGTCTCGGGGCTCGTCGACCCCGGGAACTACGAGTACGAACACAGAGAACACCCGACCTACGGCGAGATCGTCGTCCACTACTTCCACGTCGACGGCTACACCGTCTGGGGTGCGACGGGAAGAATGGTCGTCCAACTCCTGGAGCTCACGACCGACTGGCGCGCGCCCGAACGCCTCGACCCCGAGGCGTACGGGTAG